One genomic segment of Hordeum vulgare subsp. vulgare chromosome 2H, MorexV3_pseudomolecules_assembly, whole genome shotgun sequence includes these proteins:
- the LOC123429030 gene encoding DUF724 domain-containing protein 7-like, with protein sequence MHNGKDGKSATEILDSQYIRPARAITRIDSKYRFSPSSHVEVLHQDSWWPGVILKVLGAGMDKKYVVMLDCHKTDPDDIDRVDALRVEITQLRPLCDWDGEKWVRGLKKESAKGPQLSTPKRPISAALDNDSNKISDEPGSRRAKKKMKNADVIPEQISPLLSVRKENIEVADKLGNAVLAPRCELSLPSLPPMASFGCLSSSSSHAPSPHLAQSSSHIQASLFGAFGQPRSISQGLPLGSRSLSSYFTSIQGSNKVLSDQDKQSTVGTGTELCRQMEGCVSFQTSVPPGEKPETQMEGIAAKPIEEGSNVISLSEDCSQSHQGNGPHDSCHPLSAETVTVHQNGQLSESSAIQHQHLPIVKTSSLWAQLEALEIFRTTPQWPDLHQFEQHVPELHEGLALGLMISFVNLAENINRLGVEDDVELLEQKINCLAYLEASGFDVGDLRSRVEALLHMKNSRAELSGALKKLEEEIAREEADDQELGTRLHALAMAVHHLELHAHLVRNVIRSVVAQRMKNAMEISRLKVEANNLSTAVPW encoded by the exons ATGCATAATGGAAAGGACGGGAAATCAGCTACTGAGATTCTGGATTCTCAATACATTCGGCCAGCACGCGCCATCACCCGTATTGACTCAAAGTACagattttctccttcttctcatgttGAGGTCCTTCATCAAGATAGCTGGTGGCCTGGTGTTATCCTGAAGGTCTTAGGTGCTGGAATGGACAAGAAGTATGTAGTAATGTTGGATTGTCACAAGACAGATCCGGATGACATCGACCGTGTGGATGCGCTGAGGGTTGAAATTACGCAGCTCAGGCCACTGTGTGACTGGGACGGTGAAAAATGGGTACGCGGCTTGAAAAAG GAATCTGCTAAGGGACCTCAGTTATCTACTCCAAAAAGGCCAATTTCCGCTGCCTTGGATAATGACTCCAATAAAATCAGTGACGAACCTGGTTCTCGTCGGGccaaaaagaagatgaagaacgcaGATGTGATACCAGAACAAATTTCTCCTCTTTTGTCTGTTCGTAAAGAAAACATTGAAGTTGCTGATAAGCTGGGAAATGCAGTACTGGCACCAAGATGTGAGTTGTCACTTCCTTCACTGCCACCAATGGCATCATTTGGCTGTCTGAGTTCTTCATCTTCACATGCTCCAAGCCCTCATCTCGCACAATCATCTTCTCACATACAAGCTTCGTTGTTTGGAGCGTTTGGACAACCAAGGTCTATCTCACAGGGCCTGCCATTAGGATCGCGGTCACTTAGCTCATATTTTACCAGCATTCAAGGGTCAAACAAAGTATTGAGCGATCAGGATAAGCAGTCAACTGTTGGAACTGGGACTGAACTGTGCAGACAAATGGAGGGATGTGTTTCTTTCCAAACATCAGTGCCTCCAGGGGAGAAGCCTGAAACT CAAATGGAAGGGATAGCTGCTAAAcccattgaagaaggcagcaacgTTATCTCTTTATCTGAAGACT GTTCACAATCACACCAAGGTAATGGACCACATGATTCTTGCCATCCCTTGTCTGCGGAAACTGTGACTGTGCATCAGAATGGCCAGCTTTCAGAATCCTCGGCAATCCAGCATCAGCATCTTCCAATTGTGAAGACCTCCTCATTGTGGGCACAGCTTGAGGCACTGGAGATATTCAGGACAACGCCACAGTGGCCAGATCTCCATCAGTTTGAGCAGCACGTTCCAGAGCTCCATGAAGGACTGGCACTAGGTCTGATGATCTCTTTTGTTAATCTGGCAGAAAACATAAACAGGCTGGGTGTTGAGGACGACGTCGAGCTACTCGAGCAGAAGATAAATTGCCTGGCTTATCTCGAGGCAAGTGGTTTCGATGTCGGGGACCTGAGATCGCGCGTGGAAGCTTTGCTTCACATGAAGAATAGCCGTGCTGAACTATCGGGCGCTTTGAAAAAGCTTGAGGAGGAGATTGCTCGTGAAGAAGCTGACGACCAAGAACTGGGCACGCGACTTCACGCTCTGGCTATGGCTGTCCATCACCTCGAACTACATGCCCATCTTGTGCGCAATGTAATAAGGTCTGTCGTCGCACAGAGGATGAAGAATGCCATGGAGATCTCGAGGCTCAAGGTAGAAGCAAACAATCTGTCCACCGCCGTGCCATGGTGA
- the LOC123429031 gene encoding uncharacterized protein LOC123429031: MAAKQNASIVRPLLIATLLVAAVASSVPVARGEEKAPPTCFSEYSKLCGKGEKKDAACTTMVEKACGTEASSVAKIEHLFVEFSSIGQKVSNFNGLTTSGGQDVLKESVDKHGGCPGNTTTYVYSAQCNRDCNEACSDGACSNHCYMDCPYMAARFCYIIATPANKKAIEEDMECFKQCSKDGTNDKCRAACKLSCSPPAP; the protein is encoded by the coding sequence ATGGCCGCAAAGCAAAATGCTAGCATTGTCAGGCCCCTGCTCATCGCCACACTCCTTGTGGCGGCGGTTGCATCATCGGTGCCGGTGGCCAGGGGGGAAGAGAAGGCTCCTCCCACTTGCTTCAGCGAGTACTCCAAGCTCTGTGGCAAAggcgagaagaaggacgccgcgtgcACCACCATGGTCGAGAAGGCCTGCGGCACTGAGGCCAGCAGCGTCGCCAAAATCGAGCACTTGTTTGTCGAGTTCTCCTCGATCGGTCAAAAGGTGAGTAATTTCAATGGTCTGACCACGTCAGGGGGGCAGGATGTCCTGAAAGAATCCGTCGACAAGCATGGCGGCTGCCCCGGCAACACGACGACCTATGTATATTCTGCCCAATGCAATAGGGACTGCAACGAGGCATGCAGTGATGGTGCTTGCTCTAACCACTGCTACATGGACTGCCCCTACATGGCCGCAAGATTTTGCTACATCATCGCCACACCCGCCAACAAGAAAGCCATAGAGGAAGACATGGAATGCTTCAAGCAGTGCTCAAAGGATGGCACAAATGACAAATGCCGTGCCGCATGCAAGCTGTCTTGCTCGCCCCCGGCCCCTTGA
- the LOC123429029 gene encoding uncharacterized protein LOC123429029: MSAKGEASIAGQLLAVALVVVAAASSSAPVAGGDAKAAPACLNEYSKLCGKDDKKDAACATMVDKACGTEASSVAFIERLFAELATVGQKKRESNTQATSGGQDALNGSVDKHGGCPGNKTVYTFSSQCAVDCDTACTDPTCSDRCYIDCPYIAARFGYIMATPANKKAIGEDMDCFKRCAKEKDATNDKCLVACKLLPSSLAPTPAKAS; the protein is encoded by the coding sequence ATGTCCGCCAAGGGCGAGGCCAGCATTGCCGGGCAGCTGCTCGCCGTCGCCCTCGTGGTGGTGGCGGCCGCATCATCATCCGCACCGGTGGCCGGGGGGGACGCGAAGGCCGCTCCAGCTTGCCTCAACGAGTACTCCAAGCTCTGCGGCAAAGACGATAAGAAGGACGCCGCGTGCGCCACCATGGTCGACAAGGCTTGcggcacggaggcgagcagcgtgGCCTTCATCGagcgcttgttcgccgagctcgCCACCGTGGGCCAAAAGAAGCGTGAATCCAACACCCAGGCCACATCCGGGGGGCAGGACGCCTTGAACGGGTCCGTCGACAAGCACGGCGGCTGCCCCGGCAACAAGACGGTGTACACATTCTCCTCCCAGTGCGCCGTGGACTGCGACACGGCGTGCACGGATCCCACCTGCTCCGACCGCTGCTACATCGACTGCCCCTACATAGCCGCCAGGTTCGGCTACATCATGGCCACCCCGGCCAATAAGAAGGCCATAGGGGAAGACATGGATTGCTTCAAGCGTTGTGCAAAGGAGAAGGATGCCACGAATGACAAGTGCCTCGTTGCGTGCAAGCTGCTTCCTTCTAGCCTGGCCCCCACCCCAGCCAAAGCCTCTTGA